One segment of Castanea sativa cultivar Marrone di Chiusa Pesio chromosome 3, ASM4071231v1 DNA contains the following:
- the LOC142629864 gene encoding protein DETOXIFICATION 29-like: MESGKQPLLSSAREEEQEQEQEHEHQLQSLPVARHTSSAATFVPEASDISPITGPVDFYRAFLTESKKLWYLAGPAIFTSICQYSLGAITQVFAGHVSSLDLAAVSIENSVIAGFSFGVMLGMGSALETLCGQAVGAGQIDMLGVYMQRSWVILVTTALLLSLLYIFAAPLLKLIGQTEEISEAAGVFAIYMIPQLFAYAMNFPIAKFLQSQSKIMVMALIAAVVLVLHTLFSWLFMLKLGWGLVGAAIVLDASWCLIVIAQLLYIFSGTCGRAWSGFSLKAFQNLWGFVKLSLASAVMLCLEVWYFMALILFAGYLKNAEVSVDALSICMNILGWTIMVALGMNAAISVRVSNELGAAHPRTAKFSLVVAVVTSFFIGIVLSAILIATRNEYPSLFSTDTSVKTLVEELTPILALCIVINNIQPVLSGVAIGAGWQAVVAYVNIACYYLFGIPLGLILGYKLGWGVKGIWYGMMTGTIVQTCVLFFIVYRTNWNKEASIAEDRIKKWGGAKENDVDKTNDN; this comes from the exons atgGAGAGTGGTAAGCAACCACTTCTCTCCTCCGCTAGAGAAGaggagcaagagcaagagcaagagcatgaaCACCAGCTACAGTCTCTTCCGGTAGCAAGACACACTTCCTCTGCTGCTACCTTTGTCCCCGAAGCCTCTGACATCTCCCCCATCACAGGTCCTGTCGATTTCTACAGAGCGTTCCTTACTGAATCAAAAAAGCTCTGGTACCTCGCCGGCCCCGCCATCTTCACCTCCATATGCCAGTACTCTCTCGGCGCCATCACTCAAGTCTTCGCCGGACATGTCAGCTCTCTCGACCTCGCCGCCGTCTCCATCGAAAACTCCGTCATCGCTGGCTTCTCCTTCGGCGTCATG CTTGGAATGGGAAGCGCACTCGAAACGCTATGTGGGCAAGCGGTTGGAGCAGGACAGATTGATATGCTAGGAGTCTACATGCAAAGGTCATGGGTAATACTGGTCACCACAGCTTTGCTTCTAAGTCTTTTATACATCTTCGCGGCGCCACTGTTGAAACTGATTGGACAGACCGAAGAAATATCTGAAGCAGCGGGAGTGTTCGCAATTTACATGATTCCGCAGCTATTTGCTTACGCTATGAATTTCCCGATCGCCAAGTTTCTGCAATCGCAGAGCAAAATCATGGTGATGGCTTTGATTGCGGCTGTGGTATTGGTTCTGCACACACTGTTTAGCTGGCTTTTTATGTTGAAGTTAGGATGGGGTCTGGTGGGTGCGGCTATAGTGTTGGACGCGTCCTGGTGTCTCATCGTGATAGCGCAGCTGTTGTATATTTTCAGTGGGACTTGTGGTCGAGCTTGGTCTGGGTTCTCATTGAAGGCGTTTCAGAATCTTTGGGGTTTCGTTAAATTATCTCTGGCCTCCGCAGTTATGCTCTG CTTGGAAGTGTGGTATTTCATGGCTTTAATTCTCTTTGCCGGATATTTGAAAAATGCAGAGGTTTCAGTAGATGCCTTGTCCATATG CATGAACATATTGGGCTGGACAATTATGGTAGCTCTTGGGATGAATGCAGCTATAAG TGTGAGAGTGTCAAATGAATTGGGAGCAGCTCATCCAAGAACAGCCAAATTTTCATTAGTGGTGGCCGTAGTAACCTCATTTTTTATCGGTATTGTCCTCTCGGCTATTCTAATTGCGACACGAAATGAGTACCCATCCTTATTTTCGactgatacaagtgttaaaacGCTCGTTGAGGAGCTTACACCAATATTGGCTCTTTGCATTGTCATTAACAATATTCAACCTGTTCTCTCTG gAGTGGCCATTGGAGCAGGATGGCAAGCAGTTGTTGCTTATGTGAACATTGCTTGTTACTACCTTTTTGGGATCCCTTTGGGTCTCATATTGGGTTACAAGCTTGGTTGGGGTGTCAAG GGGATTTGGTACGGCATGATGACAGGAACAATTGTACAAACTTGTGTCCTCTTCTTTATAGTTTATAGGACCAACTGGAACAAAGAG GCATCAATTGCTGAAGACAGAATAAAGAAATGGGGTGGGGCTAAGGAGAATGATGTAGACAAAACAAACGACAATTGA